From a single Populus nigra chromosome 18, ddPopNigr1.1, whole genome shotgun sequence genomic region:
- the LOC133678274 gene encoding polyamine oxidase 1-like isoform X2: protein MKLLSSVLVLAILFILTMTSASPSPTVIIIGAGMSGILAAKTLHDSGIQDILILEANSKIGGRIHSVQFRGHTVELGANWVIGGGPRSNHLYEIASKLNLKTYLSDYGNISANIYKQEGGLYPKHIVSAALEVAETRDQFCTSFSTRLSASGHDRDDVSILVSQRLFKEVPTTPLDMVIDYFYNDYEDAEPPRVTSLKNTIPRYEFLDFGDQTYFLADSRGFESILIYIAKQFLSHKHEVIRDQRLKLNKVLLNLKQQWKTQAIYEFDMAVYTKIFLRFPYKFWPTGPETEFFLYAHEKRGYYPIWQHLETEMPGSNILFVTVTDEEAKRIEQQPDIKIQEEIMNVLKKMFGNDIPEPDEILIPRWWSNRFFKGSFSNWPIGYSQRRHMQLKEPVGRIYFSGEHTYSKYLGYADAAYFAGIETANHLIKCIKHEKYCNGYDRHSTIDRLHNEDPYDPDA from the exons ATGAAGCTTTTGAGCTCGGTTCTTGTGCTGGCAATTCTTTTCATATTAACAATGACTTCTGCTTCACCATCTCCCACAGTCATCATCATCGGAGCTGGAATGTCAG GGATTTTAGCAGCAAAGACACTTCATGATTCTGGAATTCAAGATATATTGATTTTAGAAGCAAACAGCAAGATTGGTGGTCGGATTCATAGCGTTCAATTTAGAGGACACACTGTTGAGTTGGGTGCAAATTGGGTTATTGGTGGAGGTCCTAGGTCCAATCACTTGTATGAAATTGCTAGCAAACTCAACCTTAAGACCTACTTGTCAGATTATGGAAATATCTCGGCAAACATCTATAAACAAGA GGGTGGATTATACCCCAAGCATATAGTCAGCGCAGCATTAGAAGTTGCTGAAACAAGGGATCAATTCTGCACGAGCTTTTCCACTAGACTATCTGCATCAGGACACGATCGTGATGATGTGTCAATACTGGTATCGCAGCGCCTATTCAAAGA GGTGCCGACAACTCCTCTTGACATGGTTATAGACTATTTCTACAACGATTATGAAGATGCAGAACCTCCAAGAGTGACAAGTTTAAAGAACACCATTCCTCGCTATGAGTTTTTAGACTTTGGGGATCAAACATATTTCTTGGCTGATTCAAGAGGCTTTGAGAGTATACTAATTTACATTGCCAAGCAGTTTCTCTCCCACAAACACGAAGTAATAAGGGATCAGAGGCTCAAGTTAAACAAG GTTCTCTTAAACTTGAAGCAGCAATGGAAGACCCAGGCAATATATGAATTCGATATGGCCGTATACACCAAGATATTCCTGAGATTCCCTTACAAGTTTTGGCCCACTGGACCCGAGACAGAATTCTTCCTCTATGCCCACGAAAAACGTGGATACTACCCGATATGGCAG CACTTGGAGACTGAAATGCCAGGATCAAACATTTTATTTGTAACAGTAACAGATGAGGAAGCAAAGAGGATAGAGCAGCAACCGGATATTAAAATCCAAGAGGAGATCATGAATGTGCTGAAAAAAATGTTTGGTAACGACATCCCAGAACCAGATGAAATTCTTATTCCTAGATGGTGGTCCAACAGGTTCTTCAAGGGTAGCTTCTCAAATTGGCCTATTGGATATAGTCAACGAAGACACATGCAACTAAAG GAACCTGTTGGTCGAATTTATTTTAGTGGGGAGCACACCTATTCGAAATacttgggatatgctgatgcTGCATATTTTGCAG GTATCGAGACTGCAAATCATTTAATCAAGTGcattaaacatgaaaaatattgcaATGGCTATGATCGGCATTCAACAATAGACAGATTACACAACGAAGATCCTTATGATCCTGATGCATGA
- the LOC133678274 gene encoding polyamine oxidase 7-like isoform X1 has protein sequence MKLLSSVLVLAILFILTMTSASPSPTVIIIGAGMSGILAAKTLHDSGIQDILILEANSKIGGRIHSVQFRGHTVELGANWVIGGGPRSNHLYEIASKLNLKTYLSDYGNISANIYKQEGGLYPKHIVSAALEVAETRDQFCTSFSTRLSASGHDRDDVSILVSQRLFKEVPTTPLDMVIDYFYNDYEDAEPPRVTSLKNTIPRYEFLDFGDQTYFLADSRGFESILIYIAKQFLSHKHEVIRDQRLKLNKVVREINYSKSGVQVKTEDGSVYQAKYVIVSVSVGVLQSDLIVFKPHLPQWKTQAIYEFDMAVYTKIFLRFPYKFWPTGPETEFFLYAHEKRGYYPIWQHLETEMPGSNILFVTVTDEEAKRIEQQPDIKIQEEIMNVLKKMFGNDIPEPDEILIPRWWSNRFFKGSFSNWPIGYSQRRHMQLKEPVGRIYFSGEHTYSKYLGYADAAYFAGIETANHLIKCIKHEKYCNGYDRHSTIDRLHNEDPYDPDA, from the exons ATGAAGCTTTTGAGCTCGGTTCTTGTGCTGGCAATTCTTTTCATATTAACAATGACTTCTGCTTCACCATCTCCCACAGTCATCATCATCGGAGCTGGAATGTCAG GGATTTTAGCAGCAAAGACACTTCATGATTCTGGAATTCAAGATATATTGATTTTAGAAGCAAACAGCAAGATTGGTGGTCGGATTCATAGCGTTCAATTTAGAGGACACACTGTTGAGTTGGGTGCAAATTGGGTTATTGGTGGAGGTCCTAGGTCCAATCACTTGTATGAAATTGCTAGCAAACTCAACCTTAAGACCTACTTGTCAGATTATGGAAATATCTCGGCAAACATCTATAAACAAGA GGGTGGATTATACCCCAAGCATATAGTCAGCGCAGCATTAGAAGTTGCTGAAACAAGGGATCAATTCTGCACGAGCTTTTCCACTAGACTATCTGCATCAGGACACGATCGTGATGATGTGTCAATACTGGTATCGCAGCGCCTATTCAAAGA GGTGCCGACAACTCCTCTTGACATGGTTATAGACTATTTCTACAACGATTATGAAGATGCAGAACCTCCAAGAGTGACAAGTTTAAAGAACACCATTCCTCGCTATGAGTTTTTAGACTTTGGGGATCAAACATATTTCTTGGCTGATTCAAGAGGCTTTGAGAGTATACTAATTTACATTGCCAAGCAGTTTCTCTCCCACAAACACGAAGTAATAAGGGATCAGAGGCTCAAGTTAAACAAG GTGGTTAGAGAGATCAATTATTCTAAGAGTGGAGTCCAAGTAAAAACTGAAGATGGTTCTGTGTACCAAGCCAAATATGTGATTGTCTCTGTGAGCGTTGGGGTACTTCAAAGTGACCTCATTGTGTTCAAGCCACACTTACCT CAATGGAAGACCCAGGCAATATATGAATTCGATATGGCCGTATACACCAAGATATTCCTGAGATTCCCTTACAAGTTTTGGCCCACTGGACCCGAGACAGAATTCTTCCTCTATGCCCACGAAAAACGTGGATACTACCCGATATGGCAG CACTTGGAGACTGAAATGCCAGGATCAAACATTTTATTTGTAACAGTAACAGATGAGGAAGCAAAGAGGATAGAGCAGCAACCGGATATTAAAATCCAAGAGGAGATCATGAATGTGCTGAAAAAAATGTTTGGTAACGACATCCCAGAACCAGATGAAATTCTTATTCCTAGATGGTGGTCCAACAGGTTCTTCAAGGGTAGCTTCTCAAATTGGCCTATTGGATATAGTCAACGAAGACACATGCAACTAAAG GAACCTGTTGGTCGAATTTATTTTAGTGGGGAGCACACCTATTCGAAATacttgggatatgctgatgcTGCATATTTTGCAG GTATCGAGACTGCAAATCATTTAATCAAGTGcattaaacatgaaaaatattgcaATGGCTATGATCGGCATTCAACAATAGACAGATTACACAACGAAGATCCTTATGATCCTGATGCATGA